TAGTTAGGTTTAGTTTACAATCACTTAACACATTAAGTATCGCTGCCAAACTACCACGTTTGTGGTCTAACTCAAATTTTAATGATGCTTTATTGATATCAGTATCATTGATATTTGCTTTCTCACTCTTAACAATAACAAAACGTGTTTCGTTGTGTTTAATAGTCTGAATACTTTGTGCCAAAATATCTAAGCCATACAAACTAGAAGCCGTTTTACTAGCTATTGCTGCAATACCTTTAATATTATTCTCTGAAATCGATTTAGCAACATCGGCAGTATCTTTTGCTTCAACCAATTTTATTTTTGGATACAATTTAAAGAACGCTTTACATTGTAATAATGCCATTGGGTGAGAGTGCACTTCTTTTATATCTTCTATTTTTTGACCAGGAAACGCTATTAAATTATGCTGAATATCTAAATAATACTCGCCAATAATATTTAAATCATGAGTATCAATTAATGCATAATTTGGAATAATCGAACCTGCAATAGAATTTTCGATGGCCATCACTGCCACGTCTGAAGTTTTATCTAAAACACTCTCTACCAACACATCAAAGCTTAAACACTCTACCAATGACTGTGTGCCATCAAAAAACTTTTCTACCACACTGTGATGAAAAGATCCTTTGATGCCCTGAATGGCTATCGTGCTTATTGTACTCATTATTAAAAATAATCTTTAAAACTACTGCAAAAAAAAATCCCGATTTTCATCGAGACTTAGTTCAAATATATGTTATAAATTACACACACAACGTCTCGATCTTTTTGTCAAAAAAGAAATAAAGCCAGTTGTAATATGTATGATTTGTAGTTTTCATTGGTGCTAATGTATATAATAAAATCGCAAAACAAAATACTAAAGCCTAATTTTTAATGTTTTATCTGAAAAATTAAAGATTAGCCTGTAATTTAGTCTTTACATTACATATTGTTTATTTTTGAAAAAAGATATTAAGATGTCAATAAAAGTTGAGAATATCACCAAGGTATACGGCGAACAAAAAGCTTTAAATAATATTTCTTTCTCAGTAAATGCTGCCGAAATTGTTGGTTTTTTAGGCCCAAATGGAGCTGGAAAATCTACTATGATGAAAATATTGACAACTTATATAAATCCATCTGGAGGTGAGGCCAAAGTCAATGGATATGATATCGACAGTGATAAAAAGTCTGTTCAAAGTTCCGTAGGTTATTTACCTGAGCACAACCCTTTATATACCGAACTTTACGTTAGAGAATATCTAAAGTTTAATGCAGATGTATACGGCGTTAACAAAACACGCATCGAAGAAGTTATTGACCTAACAGGATTAACACCAGAATCTCAGAAAAAAATAGGGCAACTCTCCAAAGGTTATCGTCAACGTGTTGGCTTAGCAAATGCGATGCTTCACAATCCTGAAGTACTAATTTTAGATGAGCCTACAACTGGATTAGACCCAAATCAGTTGGTCGATATCAGAAATCTTATTAAAAATATCGGCAAAGAAAAGACGGTATTTCTATCCACACATATTATGCAAGAAGTCGAAGCTATGTGTGATCGTGTAATTATAATTAATAAAGGTGAAATTGTTGCAGACAAGTATTTAGCAGAGATGCGACAAGGACAAGAACAAGTTGTTGTTGTAGAATTTGACTATCGCGTAGAGGATACTTTTTTATTAAAATTACCGAATGTTAGCTCTGTAAAAAATACACATGATTTTATTTATGAAATCACATTTTCTACTACAGAGGATATGCGCTCTCATGTTTTTGATTTTGCTCATGACAATGAGTTAAAGATTCTTCAGCTTAATCAAAAAAATGAAAGTTTAGAAAGTTTGTTTAGAGAATTGACTAATTAAATTATGGCTGATTTTATAGGTGAATTTTTAGGCCAACTTATGATTGAAATACTACCAAGTTTATTTAAACGTATTGGAGTCAGTGTAAAATGGTTATTCTATTTGGGAAGAAAAAAATTCAAAATTCTGATAAAAGAAGAATGGAACAAGAGAATTGGGTTTGGAGTATTTATACTTTTAGCTTACGTTGCAGTTCGTTTAATATTTAATTAATTACTCGAAAATTAATCTCCCATTAAAGACTTCCTCGACATCAACGATTGGAGGTTGGTTAACTGAAATGACATTTCCCGTAGATAAAATTCTTCCCGTTATAGATTGTTGTGGATTGACAATCATGTCGTTTGTCCCACGATGAAATACGGATACGTTTTGAGCTATTAAGTTTTCGCCTTCAAAACGACTATTTCCTCCTACAAAATTGATGTTCAAATCTTCTACATCTCCAGATAGGTAGAAAAAAGATAAATTATTTGAAGTAATTTGTAAGTCAACTACGTCTAGTTCTAATCTGAAATCTCCAATAGCAAAATTATCAGATGATGAAAAGTCTTCAGAGATTAGCGTCATATTATTAAAATCTAAAATACCGTCAGATTTAATTTCAAATTGTGTAGAACATCTTATCTCTGTAAGATTTGGTGTAGTTACAAACACTTTAGTTATCCCAAAATCACGTACATAATTACAATTATTATTGTCGGTTAATACTAATAGATTACCAATGACTTCGACTATAACATCATTTAATAAATTTTCTCCAGTTTCGACAATAACTTCTTGAGTAGCGCCTTGTTTTATAATTAGCTCTACATCTCTATTGACTAAGATTCTTTCAAAATTAGCGACAGAAAACTCTTGTTGAATACTATTTCCTGCAGTTTGAAAACAATCTGGCGCACTGTCGCTATCACAACCTAAAAAGAGTAATAATCCAAATATGTAAATTATCTTTTTCATAATCGTAATCCAATTCCTAATTCAACGGCTTCTGCTCTAAATCCATGTGATTTAAGCGTTAAAGCAGCGAACCATTTATTATCAAAATATCGTTTTAATCCAGCTCTAATATATGTACGACTTTCAAAATTAAAAGGGTAATAAATATAATACCCAAATTGGGTTTCTAAAGAAAAATTATTTACAAACAACTCATGTCCAGCAAAAATTCCAATACGTTTGTAATCTTCATCTCCAGTGACCCCATTACCTAATGCTGCTGTACTTTCATAACGAATTAACTCTTTTAAAAAATTAGAAAAAAACACATCTGCTCCAAATTGAATAGCGCTTTTACGATTAATTCTTTTATCAACATATGCAGAAAAAATATAGAAAGGATATTGTCCGCTACCAATAATATCACTCTGGTTAATACCTGACCTAAAAGCAAAATTATATTTTATGGGTTCAGTAAATTTCTCATCTTTCAAATCATGAATATATTCAGGATTTTCTTCATCTAAGTCATAAGTAACTCCAACATTCAATGCTATAGTATTTACACTTGTATTTGGTGCTTTAACATTTGCGTTAGAATAGTGTATTAATGAAAATCCTGCTTGTAGACCAAAATGGTCAAAAATGCGTTCTTTTTTGTAATTGAGCATTACATAAGTACTGCTTAATAGACTTGAGCCAAAGGCAATATTTTTAGGGTTTGATTCTCTGTCATAAGGATTACTGGTGTAGCCAATACCTTGGCCAATACGGAACATTAGATTACGGTTAAAAAAGTAAAAGTTATAATGCCCATAAACCCCAAAATTATCCCCTAGTTCTCTACTCTTTAAATCTTGATATATAAAAGAAGCACCATAATCTGGATAATTATAGCGCTGTTCCCAATTCTCTTGCCCAAAGGTTTTTTTGTTCCAACTTAGTATTACACCGTCTGGTCTTCCGTTAATTAAACCTAAAAGATTATTATCATGAAGTGCTATGTAACCCTTAAAGTAATTGGCGTCAAAATAAGATTCAGTATCTTCCTCTTGAGCGGTCAAGACTATCGATAAAAACAAAAATAAACTTACTAATCTTATTTGCATTTTATATTTTTCAGTAGCAAATGTAAGTAAAAATGTATCGTTATCTTTAATAACTTATTGGATTAAAAAAGAAGATATGCCGCAAACAAAGAGCCAATAGCTAAGATTAAAACCTGAAAGGCAAATCTAAATTCTAATTTATACTTTTTGATAGTTTTCATTATATTATTTTTTTCAAATTTCAGGATGAAATCTATTATAAATGTTAAGGCAAATAAAAACTACTGTTAAATAAATAATCTAAAAAACTGCTTTGGCAACTTCTTTTATGTTACTACTTTTTCCCATAGAGTAATAATGTAGTACTGGTATCCCAGCATCTTGTAACTCTTTAGATTGCGCAATACACCATTCAATACCGACTTCTCTTACTTGACTATTATTCTTACATTTAATCACCTCTATTACTAAATCTTCTGGTAGGTCTACATAAAAACGATGCGGTAATAAATTAAGTTGTTTTTTTGTTGAAATAGGTTTCAATCCCGGGATAATTGGCACTTCAATACCTGCTTTTCTACATTTATCCACAAAATCAAAATACTTCTGATTATCAAAAAACATTTGAGTAACTACATATTCGGCACCATTTTTTATTTTCTTTTTTAAGAAATGTATATCACTTTCTAGACTTGGTGCTTCCATATGCTTTTCTGGGTATGCACCAACGCCAACACAGAAATTAGTTTTACTACAATTTTGAAGTTCATCATCTAAATAAATACCATTATTTAAATCTGAAATTTGACTGACCAACTCACTAGCATAAGCATGACCTTCTGGCTCTGGTTTGAAGTAAGTTTCTGTTTTAACCGCATCTCCACGCAGCGCTACTACATTGTCTATACCTAAAAAGTCAAGATCTATTAAAAAATTTTCTGTGTCTTCTTTTGTAAAACCACCGCATAGAATGTGTGGTATTGCATCTACACCATATTTATTTTGAATGGCAGCACAAATACCTACTGTACCTGGACGTTTTTTTACAATCTGTTTCTTTAACAAACCATTACCTACATCTTTAAACGTATACTCTTCTCTATGGTAAGTAACATCAATAAATGGCGGTTTAAATTCCATTAACGGGTCTATATTATCGAATATTGATTGAATGTCTTGACCTTTTAAAGGTGGTAAAATCTCAAACGAAAATTGTGAATCTCCATTTCCGTTATTTATATGTTCAGTTACTTTCATAATCTTTTTTTTAGTCAGCAAGATTTGGGTTTAACCATTTTTGAGCTTCTTCTTTTGTAATATTTCTTCGTTTTGAGTAATCTATTAATTGGTCTTCAGTAATTTTTCCAAGGCCAAAATATTTGGCTTCTTTGTTACCAAAGTAATAACCACTAACACTTGCAGCTGGCCACATCGCTAAACTTTCAGTAAGTTTTACACCTATCTGATTTTCTACATCCAACAACTTCCAAATAGTTGTTTTTTCTAAATGGTCAGGACAAGCTGGATACCCAGGTGCAGGACGAATACCTTTGTAATCTTCTTTTATTAATTCTTGATTACTTAAATTTTCACTTGATGCATATCCCCAATAATTAGTTCTAACTTCTTTGTGCAAATATTCAGCAAAAGCTTCAGCCAAACGATCCGCTAATGCCTTAATCATAATTGAATTATAATCGTCATTATCAACTTCAAATTGCTCTGCCAGTACTTTCGTTCCAAAACCTGTAGTAACACAAAAAGCACCTATATAATCTTGATACCCTTTTTCTTTTGGCGCAATAAAATCCGCAAGAGCATGATTAGGAACGCATTCTCGTTTTTTGAGTTGTTGGCGAAGTGTAAGAAATTTATATACTTCTTGATGAGATGCTGAATCAAGTTCAGCATGACAATCTTTTATTGTCACCTCAATATCATCATCATTTACAGTGTTTGCAGGGAACAAACCAAAAATAGCTTTAGCTTCTAAGAGTTTCTTATCAAAAACTTTTTGCAATAACTCTTGCGCATCAGCAAATAATTCAGTTGCTTGTTCACCAACTATTTCATCATTTAAAATAGCGGGATACTTACCGTGTAAATCCCAACTTCTGAAAAATGGAGACCAATCGATATAAGCTTCCAATTTTTTAATATCAAAATCGTCAATAATTTGCACACCTAATTCTTTAGGCTTTACAATTTCTGTAGTTTTCCAATCAATTTGATACTTGTTTTTTCGAGCATCAGTGATTGATAAATACTCTTTTTGTTTTCCTCTAGTTAAAAACTGTTCACGGAATTTATCATACTCTTCTCGTATTTGATTTTTATAAACAGAACTATCTTTTTGAAGTAAATCGCCGACAACAGTAACTGCTCTAGATGCATCATTAATATGAATCACTGTATTTTGATAATGCGGTGCAATTTTTACGGCGGTGTGTGCCTTACTAGTTGTAGCACCACCAATAATTAAAGGTATTTCAATATTCTGTTTTTCTAACTCTTTAGAAACATATACCATTTCGTCTAAAGATGGTGTGATCAAGCCACTTAAACCAATAACATCGACTTGCTCTTTTACAGCAGTTTCTATAATTTTTTCTGGAGGCACCATAACACCTAAATCTATTATCTCGTAATTATTACAGCCTAAAACAACACTTACAATATTCTTCCCAATATCATGCACATCGCCTTTTACAGTTGCCATTAATATTTTACCTGCAAACTCTTGCTTACCATCTTTTTCTGCTTCAATAAATGGCTGTAAATAAGCCACTGCTTTTTTCATAACGCGAGCCGATTTTACAACTTGTGGCAAAAACATTTTTCCGCTTCCAAATAAATCCCCAACTACATTCATTCCTGTCATTAAATGACCTTCAATAACTTCAATTGGTTTTGAAACAGACAGTCTTGCTTTTTCTACATCTTCAACAATAAAACTGTCAATCCCTTTTACTAAAGCATGTGTTATCCTATCCTGTAATTCTCCATTTCGCCATTCTAAAACGGTTTCTGTTGTTTCTTTTTTATTCCCTTTAACAGTTTCTGCAAAGTCTAATAAACGCTCTGTAGCATCATCTCTTTTATCAAATAAAACATCTTCAACACGTTCTAAAAGATCACTATCAATCTCATCATAAATCTCTAGCATTGTTGGGTTTACAATCCCTAAATTCATCCCGTTTTTTATAGCATGATATAAAAATGAAGAGTGCATGGCTTCACGTACCGCATTATTCCCTCGGAAGCTAAACGAGACATTACTTACACCTCCAGAAACGTTAGCATGTGGTAAGTTTTCTCTAATCCATTTTGTAGCATTAAAAAAATCAAGAGCATTTTTTCTATGCTCTTCCATACCTGTAGCCACAGGAAAAATATTTGGATCAAAGATGATGTCCTGAGCAGGAAATCCTACTTCGTTTACTAAAATATTGTAGGAACGCTTGCAAATTTCAATCCGTCTTTCGTAAGTGTCTGCTTGACCTTTTTCGTCAAATGCCATTACTATTACAGCAGCTCCGTAACGTTTTACTAGTTTTGCTTGATGCTTAAACTGTTCTTCACCTTCTTTTAAGCTTATAGAGTTTACAACACTTTTTCCTTGTACGACTTGTAATCCAGCTTCAATGATTTCCCATTTTGAACTATCAATCATAATTGGCACTCGAGCAATATCTGGCTCTGATGCAATAAGATTTAAAAATGTTGTCATGGCTTCTACACCATCGAGCATACCTTCGTCCATATTAACATCGATGATTTGGGCACCACCTTCAACCTGATCTCTTGCAACACTTAAAGCCTCTTCAAATTTTTCTTCTTTAATCAACCGAAGAAATTTACGTGAACCCGTAACATTTGTACGTTCACCAACATTGATAAAGTTAGATTCTGGTGTAACTACAAGAGGTTCTAATCCAGATAAGGTTAAATATTTTTTAGAATCACTGCTTGCCATTATGCTTCAACTTGTATTTGTCTGGGTTTATATTTTGATGCTACTTCTGCAATCGCTTTTATATGGTCTGGGTTTGTACCACAACATCCACCGATGATATTTATCAAATCGTCTTTAAGGTAATCTTCAATATAACCTTGCATTTCTTCAGCTGTCTCGTCATATTCTCCAAATGCATTAGGTAAGCCTGCATTTGGATGTGCAGAAGTATAAAATTCTGTTTCGTTAGAGAGCCGTTGTAAATACGGTTGTAATTGTTCTGCTCCTAAGGCACAATTAAAACCAACACTTAATAATGGGATATGAGATATTGATGTTAAAAAAGCTTCGACTGTTTGACCAGATAATGTGCGCCCCGAAGCATCAGTTATTGTTCCTGACACCATAATTGGTATATCAATATTGCGTTCTTCCTTGACTTCTTCAATCGCAAATAAAGCCGCTTTGGCATTTAGCGTGTCAAATATAGTTTCTACTAAAAGCACATCGACACCACCATCAAGTAAGGCTTCAACTTGCTGCTTATATGCTTTTCGTAATTCTTCAAAAGTAACGGCGCGAAATTCAGGCTTATTTACATCTGGAGATAAACTAGCCGTTCTGTTAGTTGGTCCAATACTACCAGCTACAAATCGAGGCTTATTTGGATTATGACTTGTAAATTCTTCTGCTACTGCTTTTGCAATTTTTGCAGATTCGTAATTTAGTTCGTAAACCAAATCTTCCATATTATAATCGGCCATAGCAATTGTAGTCCCTGAAAAAGTATTGGTTTCTACGATATCTGCACCAGCTTCAAAATACTGCCTATGAACATTTGCAATAGCTTCTGGCTGTGTCAACGATAATAAATCGTTATTACCTTGTAATGGTGTTGGATAATCTTTAAAACGTTCGCCACGAAAATCAGACTCAGTAAAACTATGGCGCTGAAGCATTGTACCCATTGCACCATCTAAAACTAATATTCTCTTTTGAATTTCTTCCTTAATTCTACTCATATATTTATAAAGTATTAGCAATCTTAACGATATCAGAAAATAAACCTCTAGCGGTAACTTCTTTTCCAGCACCAGCACCTTGAATAACCAATGGTGTTTCTTGATAAGAATCCGTGTAAATTTCAAATAAGTTATCAGCACCTTTAAGCTGGCCAAGTGGAGTTTTTAAAGATTCTGAAACTAATTTAACTTCTAATATTTCGTTTTCTAAATTTAATTCACCTATATAACGCAAAACATTATTTCCAGTTTGATTTTTCTTGTCATTTTCAAAAACAGAATTTAATTCATCTCTTCTTTTATTGAATTGCGATATTGTCGTTTTTCCATTTAGTGATTTAGGCACTAATGATTGTACGTTAACTTCTTCTAAATTCTTTTTTAAACCTAATTCTCTTGCTAAAACAAGAAGTTTTCTAGCTACATCCTTTCCAGACAAATCATCCCTAGCATCAGGCTCTGTATAACCTTTATTTGATGCGCTTTCTAGAACTTCAGAAAACAAAATATCTTCTTCAGAAAAACGATTGAAAATATAACTGAGTGACCCTGAAAAAACACCTCTAATCTTTTTTACACTGTCACCAGATTGTGACAAGTTTCTAATAGTCTCAATAATAGGAAGGCCTGCACCCACATTAGTTTCGTAGTAAAAGATTTTTTTCTTTTTTTGGAGTGTTTGTCTTATCAGTTTATATAATTCAAAGTCGAGGGTATTTGCAACTTTATTTGCGACAACAAGATGAAAATTATTCTGAATTAATTCTATATATTTTTGAACGATTTCTTCATTAGCCGTAGCATCTACGGCAATTAAATTCTGAAGCTTATTTTTTTGAACGTATTTTATAACATCTTCATAGTTATAGTCTTCAGAATTTTCTTTAAAATTTACCCTCCAATTTTCATCTAAATCATCTTTAAAAAGAGCCTTTGTCGAATTACAAATTACCGGAATTTTTAAATCTATTTTTTGATTGAGTTTTAATTTGGGTTTAAAAGAAATAATCTGATCTATCAAAGTAGAACCTACATTACCTATGCCCAATATAACTAAGCTGACTTGTCTCATTTTCTTTTTCTTTTTTATTAAATATAGGGTTAAGGAATTTTGAAATTTGTGAAAATTCTATCAAAAAAGCGTCATGACCATCAATAGATTTTATTTCATTAATTGTTACATTTTCCTTAACTGTTTTTAGTTCAACATAAGTTTCCCAATTCTCATTTGGAACAAAAAAAACATCTGAATTTATTGTAATAATATGAATATTGCCTTTTATGTTTTTAGCCTTATTTAGAAATTCATTTTTGTTTTCAGCTACATTTATACTTTTTAAAATTTGATTCATCATTTTGTAGGTCGAGAGTTGAAAACGCTGTGATAGTTTTTCACCATGATGATTCAACCAACTTTCCATATTAAATAATAAAGCTGATGCTTTTGTTCTATTAAATTTTTGTTTAAAGGATAGGGAATTTCTGTAAAATGTCATCGCATGAATACGAGCATCTGCAATTGGATTTCTTGAATTTTCCAAAATCCGTTCTTGCACATAACAATTGGCGATAAGCCAATCTGTAGCTTTCCAATCTGTAGCAATTGGTATGATGTTTTCAATCAAATTTGGTTTCAAAATTGAAAGCTCCCAAGCAATTCCACCACCAACAGAACCACCAATTACAGCAAACAGTTTGTGTATCGATAAACGTTGTAAACCTTCAACAAAAATTCTGGCAATGTCTTTTGCTGTAAAGTCTTTATAATATTTTACAAAATCCTCGTTAATGTTACCAAAACCATTACCAGGAATGTTAAATGACAAAACCGAATAATTATTGGTATCAATGACTTTATCTTCGCCAATAATCCCGTTCCACCACCCTTTTTCACCAATAACTTGAGAATTTCCTGTTAACGCATGATTAACTAAAACAACAGGTGCAGAATTTAAAGGTAGACCGAAGTGTTGATAACTTAATTTGAGGCTGAAATTGAGCCCTGAAGCTAATTCAAAATGGTCTATTTCTATGTACTTTAATTGTGACATTACTTCCGATTAATATTGGTATTGAAAATCTTGAAAGGTGCTTAAAAAACACCCATCAAGATTCTCAGAACACAAATTATTAAGACTATAATTAAGCTTGCACAGGCTTTAAAACAGCTGCGAAAGCTTCTTTTAAATCTGTCTTTAAATCTTCAACATCCTCTAAACCAACTGATAGACGAATTAAATCTTTGGTTACACCTGTACTCTGTTGTTCAGTGTCCGTAAGTTGTTGATGCGTTGTACTTGCTGGATGAATTATTAGAGACTTGGTATCTCCAATATTTGCCAATAAAGAGAATAATTCTGTTGTATCTGCTACTTTCTTTGCAGCTTCAAAACCTCCTTTAAGTCCAAAAGTAACAATGCCACTTTTGCCGTTTGGTAAATATTTGTCGGCTAAATCTTTATAATTACTCGTTTCTAAGCCTGGATAATTTACCCAAGAAACTTCGTCTTGTTGCTGTAACCATTGTGCTAATTCTAATGCGTTTTCGCTATGCTTCTTTATCCTTAACTCTAAAGTTTCTAAACCTTGAATAATTTGAAACGCATTAAAAGGACTCAATGCACCACCATAATCTCTTAAACCTTCGATTCTTACTTTGGCGATAAATGCTGCCTCTTCTAGCGCTTCACTATATACTAAACCATGATAACCTTCTGATGGCTCTGTAAATTCAGGGAATTTTCCGTTTGTCCAATCAAATGTCCCAGCGTCAATAATTATTCCACCTAATGCTGTACCATTACCATTGATATATTTTGTAAGCGAATGAATTACAATATTAGCACCATGAGCAATAGGATTAAGTAAATACGGTGTAGCAACAGTATTGTCAACAACTAAAGGCACTTTATGTGCTTTTGCTTGCGCCGAAATACTTTCAACATCTAAAACATCTAATTTTGGATTTCCTAAAGACTCAATAAAAAATAACCTTGTGTTTTCTTGTGCAGTGTTCTTAAAGTTTTCAGCTTCTGAAGGGTCGACAAAAGTTGTTGTAATTCCATGTCTTGGTAGTGTTACTTTTAACAAATTATAGGTTCCTCCGTACAAACTACTAGAAGCTACAATATGGTCGCCAGCTCTAAGAAGCGTTAATAAAGTTGTAGAAATAGCAGAAGTTCCTGATGCTGTTGCCACAGCTGCAATACCTCCTTCAAGTGTAGCTAGACGTTGCTCTAAAACGTCTGTTGTAGGGTTGTTAATCCTTGTATAAATATTTCCAGGTTCAGCTAATGAAAATAAATTAGCTGCATGATCTGAATCATTAAACACATAAGCTGTTGATTGGTAAATAGGAACAGCTCTTGTTCCTCCATTTTGATTGACATTGTGTCCTGCATGCAACGCTTTAGTTGCAAATTTTTGTGTACTCATTTTTCTGTTTTTTTTGAGTTAATACATAATTAAACCAAAAGTCAAATAGGCTTCTCAGAAGCATACCTAATAGAAAAATGTTATAAAGAAAAATTATATAAATACAGATGAGTATTTATATGTTGGTTATCTATCTAGAATAAGCGAGAAATGATTCGCTAATCAAGTAGAATTTAGCACCTTCTTAGTAAGTCTAAGGGTTGCTAAGGCTTCATCGGGTCTATTCCCTCTGCCTTTCTTGATAACATTTCAGTAAGTTTTTGAACTTTGTGAATACAAATATTCGATTATAAAAATTTAATATCCAAATCTTTTTTTGATTTTATCAATTTTTAACAGATTAACTACATCGAACTTATCTTTTAGGAATTAGTTATGATAACTATCTTCGTTTATTATTATAAATGTGTATTTTTGCACCGAAATTAATTAAGAGGAAAGATTTGACTGATTGCAACCTCTGGAAAAAATTGCTAAAGACAGTGTTAGACTTTCCTTGTTATTACGTCAAATCTTCAAAATAAAAATCTTAGAATATGGCGTATTTATTTACTTCAGAAAGTGTTTCTGAAGGACATCCAGACAAAGTAGCAGATCAAATTAGCGATGCATTAATTGACAACTTTTTAGCGTTTGACAAAGACTCTAAAGTAGCTTGTGAAACCCTTGTAACAACGGGACAAGTTGTATTAGCGGGAGAAGTAAAATCCGATACTTATTTAGACGTACAGCAAATCGCTAGAGATGTCATTAACAAAATTGGCTATACCAAAGGAGAATATATGTTTGACGGTAGTTCTTGTGGCGTTTTATCTGCAATACATGAACAATCTCCAGACATTAATCAAGGTGTAGACCGTGCAAAACCTGAAGATCAAGGTGCAGGTGACCAAGGAATGATGTTCGGTTATGCTACTGACGAAACTGAAAACTATATGCCATTAGCTTTAGAGCTTTCACATCGTCTTTTAAAAGAATTAGCAGAATTACGTCGTGAAAATAAAGACATTACCTATTTACGTCCTGATGCAAAATCTCAGGTAACTATTGAGTATAGTGATGACAATGTACCTCAACGCATTGATGCGATTGTATTATCTACACAACACGATGATTTTGATGCTAGTGATGATGTAATGTTAGCACAAATCAAAAAAGACATTGTAGAAATTTTAATACCTCGTGTGGTTGCCAAATTACCAGCACATATCCAAAAATTATTTACAGATAGTATTACGTATCACATTAACCCAACTGGTGTTTTTGTAATTGGTGGACCTCACGGTGACACTGGATTAACAGGTCGTAAGATTATTGTTGACACTTATGGTGGTAAAGGTGCACATGGTGGTGGTGCTTTTTCAGGAAAAGACCCAAGTAAGGTAGACCGTTCTGGCGCTTATGCAACACGACATATTGCAAAAAACCTAGTAGCAGCAGGTTTATGTAAAGAAGTAT
This DNA window, taken from Winogradskyella sp. PC-19, encodes the following:
- a CDS encoding O-acetylhomoserine aminocarboxypropyltransferase/cysteine synthase family protein produces the protein MSTQKFATKALHAGHNVNQNGGTRAVPIYQSTAYVFNDSDHAANLFSLAEPGNIYTRINNPTTDVLEQRLATLEGGIAAVATASGTSAISTTLLTLLRAGDHIVASSSLYGGTYNLLKVTLPRHGITTTFVDPSEAENFKNTAQENTRLFFIESLGNPKLDVLDVESISAQAKAHKVPLVVDNTVATPYLLNPIAHGANIVIHSLTKYINGNGTALGGIIIDAGTFDWTNGKFPEFTEPSEGYHGLVYSEALEEAAFIAKVRIEGLRDYGGALSPFNAFQIIQGLETLELRIKKHSENALELAQWLQQQDEVSWVNYPGLETSNYKDLADKYLPNGKSGIVTFGLKGGFEAAKKVADTTELFSLLANIGDTKSLIIHPASTTHQQLTDTEQQSTGVTKDLIRLSVGLEDVEDLKTDLKEAFAAVLKPVQA
- the metK gene encoding methionine adenosyltransferase; translation: MAYLFTSESVSEGHPDKVADQISDALIDNFLAFDKDSKVACETLVTTGQVVLAGEVKSDTYLDVQQIARDVINKIGYTKGEYMFDGSSCGVLSAIHEQSPDINQGVDRAKPEDQGAGDQGMMFGYATDETENYMPLALELSHRLLKELAELRRENKDITYLRPDAKSQVTIEYSDDNVPQRIDAIVLSTQHDDFDASDDVMLAQIKKDIVEILIPRVVAKLPAHIQKLFTDSITYHINPTGVFVIGGPHGDTGLTGRKIIVDTYGGKGAHGGGAFSGKDPSKVDRSGAYATRHIAKNLVAAGLCKEVLVQVSYAIGVAKPTSINVETYGTATIDKTDGEISKNVESIFDMRPYFIEQRLKLRTPIYSETAAYGHMGRTPEVKTLTFKNPMGQEVTETVETFTWEKLDYVDKVKAAFGL